The following proteins come from a genomic window of Mariniflexile sp. TRM1-10:
- a CDS encoding AbfB domain-containing protein: MAEVVRPEGGSKDHLGYGSLTYTLEPSSFPPNPVPGVPLGLTATAGTSQVTLTWQPPSDLTANGYVIQRSISSDGGFSTIGTYNAYINTKYVDNNLTNGTTYYYRVAAVNQAGTGAYSAVSSARPLATGALPTGWNRAEIGSQNAGNATYANVSGGTFVVNSYGTDITGTIDNTTFVYRAITGDGSITGRITDISGTLARTGLMIRETLNDNSKAVAMTVGEGGWRFARMGYRTSTGGNTASRLGNTYTWRPAWFRIARSGNIFTAYESSDGETWFEVGSVNISMSSSYFIGLVACSGNATAMNTTVYDNITLTGSVGGDTALGTVSWESYNFADYFIRHQNAIGRIDPNVSPVDDKQWEMVTGLADPNGISFESVNFPGQYLRHSTNELVLDSVSNSSQQGDATFYIRDGLADVGWISFESYNVPGYYIRHSNYVLKIDQISGSTAEQDATFRQIGDILNGSVVQLKNRTTGLYLDGMGRTTNGSACGQWANTTSTNAQWTIQEYNGNYRVRNVSTDLYLDGMGRTSNGSACGQWANTTSTNAQWRIEPFDGNYYRIQNVNTGLYLDGMGRTANGADCSQWANTSSTNAQWELVSISSSSKIVSSIKEESISSSTTAASSIVENSVKTTGIEVYPNPVSNKLTIQLGEDYPENTEITLHDTLGKLITSAKVKGKIYELDFSTISRGVYIITVISPETRVFRKIVKE; the protein is encoded by the coding sequence ATGGCAGAAGTGGTGCGACCGGAGGGTGGAAGTAAAGACCATTTAGGATATGGCTCACTTACCTATACTTTAGAGCCATCAAGCTTTCCTCCAAATCCTGTTCCTGGCGTACCTTTAGGGTTAACTGCAACTGCAGGTACCAGCCAGGTAACTTTAACCTGGCAACCACCCAGTGATCTTACAGCGAACGGTTATGTAATTCAGCGATCTATCAGCAGCGACGGAGGTTTTTCCACAATAGGAACCTATAATGCATATATAAACACAAAATATGTTGATAATAATCTTACCAATGGAACTACCTACTATTACAGGGTAGCCGCTGTCAATCAGGCGGGCACAGGTGCGTATTCAGCAGTGTCCAGTGCCAGACCGTTGGCAACTGGTGCCTTACCTACCGGATGGAATAGAGCTGAAATCGGAAGCCAAAATGCAGGAAATGCAACTTACGCTAATGTGAGTGGAGGAACATTTGTTGTCAACTCGTATGGTACCGACATAACCGGCACAATTGACAATACTACGTTTGTTTATAGAGCAATTACAGGGGATGGTTCAATTACTGGTCGAATTACCGATATCTCCGGAACATTGGCAAGAACCGGCCTTATGATTCGAGAAACATTGAATGATAATTCTAAAGCCGTAGCAATGACGGTTGGCGAGGGAGGATGGCGCTTTGCAAGAATGGGTTACAGAACGTCAACCGGAGGCAATACGGCTTCGAGACTTGGCAATACTTATACGTGGCGCCCTGCATGGTTCCGGATTGCAAGGTCAGGCAATATTTTCACGGCTTATGAATCATCGGACGGGGAAACATGGTTTGAAGTGGGTTCAGTTAATATCAGTATGTCATCATCATATTTTATTGGTCTTGTGGCATGTTCTGGCAACGCTACTGCAATGAATACTACGGTTTATGACAACATAACACTTACAGGTTCAGTTGGTGGGGATACTGCATTGGGAACAGTGAGCTGGGAATCTTATAACTTTGCTGACTATTTCATTAGACATCAAAATGCAATAGGAAGAATAGACCCAAATGTATCTCCTGTAGATGATAAGCAATGGGAGATGGTTACGGGGCTTGCAGATCCTAATGGAATTTCATTTGAATCCGTCAATTTTCCTGGTCAGTACCTTAGACATTCTACCAATGAGTTGGTTCTGGATTCTGTTAGCAATAGTTCCCAGCAAGGAGATGCTACTTTTTATATCAGGGATGGATTAGCCGATGTTGGCTGGATATCATTCGAATCATATAACGTTCCAGGTTATTATATCAGGCATTCCAATTATGTGTTGAAAATCGATCAAATTTCGGGCAGCACAGCTGAGCAGGATGCTACTTTCAGACAAATAGGCGATATACTTAACGGATCGGTTGTACAATTAAAAAATCGGACGACAGGTCTTTACCTTGATGGCATGGGACGGACTACAAATGGATCAGCCTGTGGTCAATGGGCCAATACCACCAGTACCAATGCACAATGGACTATTCAGGAATATAATGGTAACTACAGGGTACGGAATGTGAGTACAGACCTTTATCTTGACGGCATGGGACGAACGTCAAATGGATCAGCTTGTGGCCAATGGGCCAATACCACCAGTACCAATGCACAATGGCGTATTGAGCCATTCGATGGTAATTATTATAGGATTCAGAACGTGAACACTGGACTTTACCTTGATGGCATGGGACGAACTGCAAATGGAGCAGATTGTAGTCAGTGGGCAAATACAAGTAGTACTAATGCCCAGTGGGAATTGGTTTCGATTTCATCATCGTCAAAAATAGTTTCGTCAATTAAAGAGGAATCTATATCGTCCTCGACAACAGCAGCTTCGTCAATTGTAGAAAACTCTGTTAAAACTACAGGGATAGAGGTTTATCCTAACCCTGTTTCAAACAAGCTTACAATACAACTAGGCGAGGATTACCCTGAAAATACAGAAATAACTCTGCATGATACCTTAGGTAAACTGATTACAAGTGCTAAAGTAAAAGGCAAAATATATGAATTAGATTTTAGTACGATATCGAGAGGAGTTTATATTATTACTGTGATAAGCCCAGAAACACGTGTTTTTAGGAAAATAGTAAAAGAATGA